The following coding sequences lie in one Chelonia mydas isolate rCheMyd1 chromosome 6, rCheMyd1.pri.v2, whole genome shotgun sequence genomic window:
- the LOC102944473 gene encoding calcium-binding protein 2, protein MGNCTKTPERRVSKDRELRPEEIEELKEAFREFDKDRDGYISYKDLGECMRTMGYMPTEMELIELSQQISMSGGKVDFDDFVELMGPKMLAETADMIGMKELRDAFREFDTNGDGRISTAELREAMRKLLGQQLNYREVDEILKDVDLNGDGLVDFEEFVRMMSR, encoded by the exons ATGGGCAACTGCACCAAGACCCCTGAGAGGAGGGTCTCGAAG gaCCGAGAGCTGCGGCCGGAGGAGATAGAAG agctgaaGGAAGCCTTCCGGGAATTCGACAAGGACCGTGACGGGTACATCAGCTACAAAGACCTGGGCGAGTGCATGCGCACCATGGGCTACATGCCCACCGAGATGGAGCTCATCGAGCTGTCGCAGCAGATCAGTAtgt CTGGGGGGAAGGTGGATTTCGATGACTTTGTGGAGCTGATGGGCCCCAAGATGCTGGCAGAGACTGCCGATATGATTGGGATGAAGGAGCTACGGGACGCCTTCCGCGAG TTTGACACCAATGGGGACGGGCGGATCAGCACAGCCGAGCTGCGCGAGGCCATGCGCAAGCTGTTGGGCCAGCAACTCAACTACCGCGAGGTGGACGAAATCCTCAAGGATGTGGATCTCAATGGGGACGGCCTGGTGGATTTCGAAG AGTTTGTGCGAATGATGTCACGCTGA